A stretch of the Orcinus orca chromosome 1, mOrcOrc1.1, whole genome shotgun sequence genome encodes the following:
- the LELP1 gene encoding LOW QUALITY PROTEIN: late cornified envelope-like proline-rich protein 1 (The sequence of the model RefSeq protein was modified relative to this genomic sequence to represent the inferred CDS: inserted 2 bases in 1 codon), producing the protein MSSDDKNKPSEPKNEPKQCDPRCEQRCETKCQPSCLKKLLQRCSEKCPQEKCPAPPKCXPCPPCPPLCPPPCPCPAPCPPKTCSCLPKCPQPCPPPE; encoded by the exons aTGTCGAGTGATGATAAAAACAAACCTAGTGAACCCAAGAATGAGCCCAAGCAATGTGATCCCAGGTGTGAACAAAGGTGTGAGACTAAATGCCAGCCCAGCTGTTTAAAGAAGCTGCTGCAACGGTGCTCTGAAAAGTGCCCACAGGAAAAGTGCCCAGCACCACCAAAGTG CCCATGTCCCCCATGCCCCCCACTCTGCCCTCCACCATGCCCCTGCCCAGCTCCCTGTCCTCCCAAGACATGTTCCTGTCTTCCTAAAtgcccacagccctgcccacccccagagtGA